One Aegilops tauschii subsp. strangulata cultivar AL8/78 chromosome 2, Aet v6.0, whole genome shotgun sequence genomic window, TACCTGAATGGGGGTGCCTCTGTTGTTGAGAGGAAGCACGGCGCCAATGCCGTTGCCGCGGGGGAAGCGGAAACAGCTTGGCCGATCGTCGATGGCGTTGGCGGTGGCGACCATGTGCATGAGCTCCGCCTCGTCGGCAGGTGCCATGACCACCATGTTGGGCAGGCATGCCATGTATGTCACGTCAAACGCGCCGCAGTGGGTAGGGCCGTCTGCGCCGACGAGTCCCGCCCTGTCCATGGCGAAGCGCACCGGCAGCCGCTGCAGGTCCACGTCGTGCACCACCTGGTCGTACCCTCGTTGCAGGAACGACGAGTAGATGGCACAGAACGGTTTCATCCCCTCGGCGGCGAGCCCCGCAGCGAAAGTCACGGCGTGCTGCTCCGCAATGCCCACGTCGAAGCACCGTTCCGGGAACCGCTTCTGGAAGTAGTTAAGCCCCGTGCCGCCTCCCATGGCTGCATGGATCGCCACCACCTTGTCGTCCCCCTCCGCCTCCCGAATTAGCGACTCAGCGAAGTACTGCGTGTACGACAGCGTGGGGCTCTTGGTCTTGAACTGCTTCCCCGTGGTCGGGTCAAACTTGACCACGCCGTGCATCTTGTCGGCGGCGGCCTCCGCCGGTGGGTACCCCTTCCCTTTCTCCGTCACGATGTGGATGAGCACGGGCCCGGGCGCCGGCATGGACTTGACCTTCTCGAAGATGGTGACGAGGTCCTCGAGGCTGTGACCGTCGACAGGGCCGATGTAGTAGAGCCCGAGCTCCTCGAAGAGCGTTGATCCCGAGGCACTGATCATGCCACGCGCGTACTCATCAACCTTGGCGGCCACCTCGTGCGTCGAGCCGCCGATCTGCTTGGTGATGGTCTTGGCGGCCTCCCGAAGCCGCCGGAACTTGGTGCTGGACTGGAGCTTGGTGAGCGCCTTGCTGAGTGCGCCCACGGGCTTGGAGGGACCATCAAGGGTGGCGGTCGGGAGAGAGACCTGCTTGTTATCATTGAGGACGACGATCATGTTGGAGTCGAGGAAGCCGGAGTTGTTCATGGCCTCGTAGGCCTGTCCGGCAGTCATGGCGCCGTCTCCGATCACGGAGATGACGTGGTTCTTCTTGCCCTGGAGGTCGCGGGCAACGGCCATACCGAGCGCCGCGGAGATGCTCGTGGAGCTGTGCCCGACGCCGAATGCGTCGTGCGCGCTCTCATCGCGCTTGGGGAACCCGGCGAGGCCGGAGGTCTTGCGGATGGTGTGCATCCGCGACCGGCGGCCCGTGAGGATCTTGTGCGGGTAGGCCTGGTGGCCGACGTCCCAGATGATCTTGTCCTCTGGCGTGTCGAACACGTGGTGGAGCGCCACCGAGAGCTCCACCACCCCCAGGCTCGCGCTCAGGTGGCCGCCGGTCTTGGACACCGTGTGCACGATCTCCGCCCGCAGCTCCGCAGACAGCTGCTCCAAGTCCTGCCACGCCAACCCAAATTCATTTAGCAAACTACTATATATGTATAGTAAATAAAGATTTAAAAAGGGTCATGGCTACCGGACGGCGAAATGGAATCTAGAATTTATTGACATCCTCTAGAGAAAGTACAATCATATAAATCATATATATATGCAGCCCGAGCTGGAGGCCAATATATTATACCGTGGTGGAGAGGTTTTTCATGTGGACGGGGTAGTTGATGGTGTCGAGCAGCGGCGTCTCCGGCTTCTCGCTGGAGTACTCGATCTTCCACGCGCCCGTCGTTGGCTCCTTCCTCGTCACCACCTTCCCGTCGCCGGCGCTGGCGCTGCTAGCCGCGGCCGCAGCGCTCGCACGCAATTTGAACTGCAAGTGAACGACAAATATATAATCGCTCCGTCAGCAACACATCCATCAAACAGATACTCCGGCCGGCGAACCGGCACCGGAGACCTAACCCAAAGGCAAACATTTACATGAGAAAAGTAACACGCGTATATGTACCTGCCGCGGACAAGAAGCGTGGGTAATGGTCGGGGCCGCGAGGAACGCGGAAGGTAGCGATGCTTGGAGCGCCATTGGAGAGACACCGTGGACGTCCGCACGGCGCAGCTACTTGTTGGAGCTTGTAAAAGCTCAGCCGGTAGAGGCGACGAGAGGGAGGAGAAGACGAGGAGCCGAGGTGGGGGTGGGGTGGAGGCGATATAGAGTAGGAGCTGCTTATTATATAGGGGCACACTCCAGATGCTAACCCATCCATTCCCATGATTCCATCAGAAGAAGCAATACATTAGGACAAAAAACAGGAGGAGATCACAAGCCGCAATGCTGATGGCTCTTTACTTAGGAGACAAGAACTTAATCATAATCAATTTGTCACATCCATAAACTAAAGACTTGGTATTGCATTACGTGGTGTGATTAGTATTGTATACTGTCTGCTAGATAACCATGAAAGACAAGAACTTAGTCCAAGAAAGAGCATCTGCAATACCAAACTTGAGGTGTGAACTGTTTGATTGATACTCCCTCCTTACTTGTGTTTAGTTTAATTTTAATACCAAGTTACAGTatctccgtccggaattacttgtcactGAAATGCACGTATCTAGACGTGTCTCGGTGCTAAATATATCCGTTTGAGCAACAAGTAACTTTAGACCGAGCGGGTATTAAACCTGCGACGAATAATACGGATCGAAGGGAGTATTACATCATCTCAGCATATGTAGCATGCCTGGCTCGGTTCACCTTGCACGTTTGACCCACTCAAGAAATCATCTCACACAGTTACAGTCGCACATCACGTGTGATGACCAACTCACAGTCGCATCACGTGTGCTGACCCACTCAGGAAAAAATAACTTGTGCGCAAGAAGATGCCTTGTGCCAACCACGTCTGATTCTCTCTGGACAAGTCCAATTAACAGCCCTCGCTGCTGGATGGCCTTCATTTTGGAACTTCCCCTATACGAGTAGGTAGATCTCCTCCCGTATATTCCTCGGGGTGAGGATGATAATTGTGTTGGCTATTCCTAGAAACCACCTTGTTTTTCTTATAGCGTTGTCCACCATGTGTTTCTTTTGCTGCGAGCAGGCACACCATTGAATGGAGTTCGACAGAGACAAATCTACTTGACACTTTGCTGTTGTGATTGTTCCGCAACTCTTGCCGTCGAGTCCGGTTCAAGGTTGCGGAGCGGGAGGGAGAGCGAGCGTCATAATCGATCACACACATGTATATAGAGGGGAGTCTTTCTTTTGTTCTATATTTTTTTGAACATTGTATAATCGAAATCGCTCACATACATGAGCATACATTCATCCCTATGAACGCACGCACACTCTATttctatgagcacctccgagagactgagccggtatagcattttgagattttacgaagtcaccacaGGCACCCCGCAATCGATAGAAACGTCTCCTCCCACAGAATGAATATCGCCAGAAGCCTGATATAAATCTTTGTCAACTGTACGTACAATGTCTGCTCTCCTCTTTATATAACTATGAGGTGGTGGGTAAGTGCCCACTTTTAACTTTAAGCGGAGGGATTGGTCCATAACGCTTGTTCCACCGAAAGCCCAAGTTTTCCAATAGTAATTACCTGAAAGCACCCTCACGGTAAATTGCGTTTAGGATTATCCTAACTAGGGAACATGTACACGCGTTGCAATGGGAAATGAGAAAAAAAAATAGCATGTCTCAAGACAGATCCCTAAAAAAACATGTCTCAAGACCCACAGAGGTCCACGTCTGTTTTTTACCACATGACACCCCACCCATGTAATCGCCTATCCTACTTCCCGCTGTCACCGACAGTGATCGCAATGACAAAGACTACACCCGTGCTTTGGTGCGGACAAAACAAACGCTGCTAAAAATGATTTGTGTGTGTTTATCAACATAACTTCCTACCATTAATAATAATTATCACAGAGGTTATTAATTGTACATAACATAAAATTTTACGACCTTTTAATGTAACTAAAAATTTATGCTAGCTAACAAAATCACTTTAAGATTATTTTTTTCATAAATTGACAGTTTTCTCAGTAAAGAGCCAAACCATTACATGATCAACCAATTGGATTTGCCTATTATATCCTTGAATTAATGTTTTGTTACTCATATTATTATTATCTAATCTGAAAAAAGAAATATTATTAGTTTTAATCCTCTgtacatttttttattttttattaatCAAACTGCATGTGTTAATTCTTTACATTAACCGACCATGCATTAAGGTTTATTAATGTTACACTTGAAAAAAGAAGAGAAGTCTGAACGCCGCGTGCACGTGGACAAGAAAAGTAAAACGCAGCCCAGGAAGGACAAATAGAGGCCCACAAGAACATGCACCAGGAGGCCTCGACACAGAGGTGGAACCGCATACACGTCTAGAAGAAACAGGCCGACACGAAGGGGAGGTCCTATAGGACGCATTCTGCGTCAATTAGTTGCGGCTTCGCACAGAGGAGCTGTCTGGCGGGCTGACTGGGCCGCATCGCGCACTGTTTTGAACTGTTCCTACCGTTTCGCGGGCGTTCTACTGTTCTGAACTGTTTCTACTGTTTCAGCTGATTCTGCTCTGAACTGAAGAATGGTTCTGCTGTTTCAACTGTAACTGAAAAAACTTGTTTTACTGTTTCAAAAGCACTTACAATTTTTTGTGCAAGTTGATTGTAAAACAGTTCTAAAGCAGTTATAAGAAGTTCTTAAAACAGTAGCTTATTTTACAAATTAATTCTGCTGGCTGAAACTTCTTCAAAActagaagaaagcaagaaaatatcAGTACAGCATCATCAAACAATCAGAAAAATTTATAGGAAAAAGTGTATGAAGCATAGATCTTCTTTACAGAGCTGATTCTGATGTTATGAACCTTCTTTACTGCTGAAGGTAATGCAGGACAGTTTCCCTGGAAATATTCCTTTCAGTAGAACAAATTTGTAGAACAAACTAACAGATAACTGAATGAATAAGGAAACATTTTGCCCATGGAAGTATTCCTTTCAGTAGAACAAATTTGTAGCAGTGCAATTTCCCTTGTACTTGACAGTAATAAAAGTCCTGAGACCCATCAGAATAAAAAGGGAAATGGGTTAGTTGAAAAGTCACATTTCTTCCAAGAATTGATTATAGTAAAATTTTGAGAACAAAATGAATGTGGTCATACAAATTCCTTGCAAGGGAAAAAAAAGTTGCAAAGCATTTGTTCAAATGTGatacttttttcttttcttcctttttcgttttttctttttcttttttcttttttctttttcttttactttttactttttttcctatttcttttTGTAATTCCTTTACTACTCATTTTTTTCATTATATTTTTATTGTTTagaatttcaaaatttgtttgaaattttaaaaaatgttcaaaatttgagaaaatgtCTCTGTTTTTAAATTTTTGTTCAGAAGTTccaaaaaaatcatgatttttaaAAAAGTTCGCATATTTGAACAAATATTCACATTGCAAAAGATGTtcataagtttgaaaaaatgttccTATTTCAAATATTCttctcaaattcaaaaattgTTCTCGATTTTTAAAACATGTTCGCCATTCAAAATGTGTTCATaacttcaaaaaatgttcatgttctaaaataaaaatgttcgccTTTCATCACGattttttttcacaaaaaaaatgttgattttaaaaatgttcccatatttgaaaaagtgttctcctttcaaaaaatgttcttatTTTCAAATTATGTTCCCAAACTAAAAAATGTTCGCAAATTTCAAATAACGCTATTTCCTAATTCTGTCGTagtttcaaattttgttcaaaCTTGCCAAAAATTGTCTCTTTTTCACAAAATGTCCTCGTTTTCAAAAAATGATCCGCCTTTTCAatatttgttcacaaattcaaaaaagttTCCATTTTTAAATTTGTCCGATGATTAAAATTTGTTCACATCTTTAAAACGTTTTCATGATTCTCAAAAAATGTTCCGGTTTTCGAAAACAaattcacaaattcaaaaatgtTCCTGTTCTCagaatttgttcacaaattcaaaaatgttccttttaaaaaagtgttcacaaattcaaaaaaaatgttcGCATATTGTCAAAACTTGTTCATGATTGTGAAAAATTGTTCGGAATTTAACAAAATGTTCCTGTTTTTTCAAGATTTGTCATAAATTCAAAATATGTTCCTATTTTTAGTTTTTTCTACAATTAAAATTGTTCACATTTTCAAAAAACTTAGTCGTTTTTATCAAAATTGATCAGAATTTTAAAAAAAAGTTCCTGTTTTTCAATATTTGTCCACAACTTCAAAATTGTTCCTGTTTTTTAAATTTGGTTACATATtcgaaaaattgctaacatttttttaaaactcGTGTGTGTTCTGTCAAAAACGTTCTTGCTTTTTAAAAAATATATTCAGAATTTACAAGAAAAGATCAGAGAAAGGAAAAATAATCGGATCTGCTGATGTGACTAGTTCTATAGTATTCGCATTGCCTTTTCACCATAAACAAGAATCAGGCGTAGTGGTTAGCTACCTCTGTCTACGGGAACGCGGTCGTGATACTTTTTGGCATTTCGACAGTTGAGGGAGTGCTGTAAAATAATAAACAAAAAAATGAGGTGCTAAACATAGATTAATTCAAGAAACAAAAAGAGCAGAAATTACTGTTACTGATAGTTGCATTACTCTAATAAACTATGACAATCAAAACGACAAATGCATTAATAAAAAACAGGGGAGCAAAAAGAATACCAAGAAGTAGCAAAAAAAAAATCGCCACATCTTGAAAGGTTCATCTTCTACTACTGGGTTAATGTCCTATAGCAAAACTACAGTCACATCAACTAATTTCATTTCAAAAACAAAGCTCTGGTCTATGAGCAAAATAACAAAACTAGCACTAGAGACAAACATATAAGGTACAGTAGCACACAAAGGTCAACCATCATATAAAACATATGTGGTATTAGTCACTCTTGACAGTAGCAATAGATAGAACAAAACAACATATGTTGTAAAATGCAAGGAATATTCATACAAGCAGTGTACTTAGCCCCAAGTAGTGTACAAACGGTGTACATACAAGCAGTGTATTCTCATGATGGAGAATAGAGCTTGTAAGAACATAAACATCACCTATAAATTTTCTCATGTGAACTCCTTACTCAACCAGACAAAATTATGCCAAAACAACAAACTCTAGAAACAAAAGTATTATTGGGCATTCTGTTTTAACTAAATGGATCACTGAATGACATTTGATTTTGGTATCTTACAACAGAAAGACAACCACATTGGAACATAACACGTAATAAAGTAATATGACGATAAATTCGTTCATCTAGCAAAGGTGCAAATGctaaataaaaaaaatataaCAGGAAATTTCTTAAAAAGTTCAAGTAGAAAGTGGCCATTTAAGAATCACAATAGCTGCATGCGAGAAACCATGTACAGAACATAAATAGAATGGGTTACTCCTAAGATATAGAGAGTAAGGATTAGCAATCACATGACAAAACATAAGAACAAAAAAGTAAGTAAATTAACTTGGTTAAATGTTGATAGCAGTGTGCTTCTCAACAAAAAAACATGCTACCAAATCTCCAGAACTACTCCATGATGCTGCTACACATTACACAAACTAAACAGAACTTAGACACAGCAGATACGAACTTAGTTGCTGCTACACAGCCCTCTATCATCATCAACAAGCAACATACCCCAAGACAAGCGAACAAAACACACAACACCTATCATAATCATGCTGCAACATACCCTGAATCCAAACTCCAAAGACAACACCCTAGTCTAATCCCAGATTCATCCAATCAGATCGAAAAACCATGAATACAAAACTCTCCACCACTAGAAACAAAGCCTCCTATAAATCCTAGCAACACTACACCGACGCTAACCAAAAAAATCACCTCGATCGGAGCTTCACGCTACAAAACCTAGGAAGGAACACAGCGGGGGAATTGGGTGCATTACCTTGAGGATGCCGAGCTTCACGGAGCTTGACGGAGCCCTAGACGACGCCGTGGTTGACAGAGCCCtagacgacgccgacgccgacggtGGAAACACTGACCACCTGCAAAAGAAACATCCATTGAGACGACGTCAGACAGATCTGATCGGCGAATCTCCGGACAAATCGAGGAGAGAGAGGTCCGACGGCTGCTTACGATGGCGGCGGTCTCTTGCCGGAGCAGGAACCCCGAGGAAGAAGCAGTCGCGAAGGAGGAAAAGGGATCCGGGCACGAGGGAGGAAGAGATCTTCTCTGTGGAACGAACGAGGAATCGCACGAGGGAGGAAGGGGGCAGCGAAGAAGAAATAAAAGGGCCAACCCAAAACAGGTcgaggggtgtgcggcgcctcgaCACTTTGACGCAATATGCGTCAAATAGGATATTCCGACACGAAGGGGCACATTGACGCCCTCGTGCACGCTGGACAACATTATTAGGTCAATTGCACAAATCTTGGCAAGTTGATCCAATGACCGTGgacttagatgtgacatagttaaaTCTCATCTACATGTGATTTAGCAAATCTGATATTTTAAAGAGAAAGACTAAAAGGAGTCTGGCGCCAATTAGATATGTACGCCGCTCCGCTCAATGTAGTGATGACATGTTAACACTACCTAAGCTTTTTCATTCAGGCATTAATACAAACAGTTGCTAGGCAGGCAACTTGAAACCGAAATCAGAATAAATCCCGATTGTGTGGGTGTGAAGTGGAAAAATCCCGTTCTGGCTGGCAAGATAGGATGAACCTCCAGCTTGAGAATAAATTCGGAAGCAGCAGGAGCATAGATATGCCTGAACCGCAAGAGATTGCATCGCATCCACGTTCAGTGTCTAGCAACTGTAAGATCACATCCCGTTCTGAACTGCTACAAAATCTAGCTTAAGTAACGCTCGGTAAATGTTTGTAGTAAAACAGGTTGAGGATATGGTAATAAAATTACTTCTGTTACCAACTACGCTCTCTAATTGTTGGTAGTAAAATGGGTTGAGGATATGGTAAATAGAATAAGTTGCCTTACCACCTACCCTTCCTACTTGTTGGTAGTAAAATTAGTTTATGATATGGTAATAAAATAATTTGCATTACCGACTAGTGAATTATTGTGGTTCAAGTGTAGCACCGTAAACTTATTACACTACAACGGTAATAGAATAATTTACATTACTACGAAGGGTGACACATCTAATTTTGTTGTTACTACATTACGATCAATTATTACGATTGATTAAGCGATCTCTGGGCATGGAAGAGTGACGAGCGGAGAGGTTGGCTGGGTCGCTCTAATTAGGCGCGCTCGCACGGTTGGCTGATGAATAGTTATTCTTCATCCACCTCTATTTTAACATCTATGCACCGTAATTTTACATTTcgtaaattttgtcttatttTATACATAAAAAGAGAACGTAAGAAAACCTATATTCTTTgtaaaaatattttatgttacgtaaaattacaaatgtaaaaacatagtgtaaaatgtACATAAAATACAATTTTTGACCTATATTTCTTTTATGCCAAATTTTATGCAGTAAACCAATACGAATGTAACTATTTGTATTTCAAATGTAATTTATATTTATGAaatgatcgtaagattacctcgggtgaagaataacttattctgcaccctgggtgatgaatagtaacactgtgtgtgtgtgtgtgtggtcccTCTCGCGCCCTTCTCCCCCTCCGCCGCTGCCGATGGTCGGCGTCGGGCAAAGCCCGTGCATGCGACGGTGGTGGCGGAGGGTCTCTCGTCTCGTTCCCGGATCCGCGGTGGCGCGGGCGTCCTGATCCGCGGGTGCGGCCCTCCCGATGGTGTGGCGGATCCCAGAGGCGGCGGACTCGCGGCGGTGCACGGGTGCCCAGATCCATGGGTGTGGGACTCCCGGCAGCATGCGGGATCCCAGCGGCGGCGGGATCGGTCGACGGCGGGCTTGGACGATGGCGTCGGCCGCGCGGTGCCGGATCTCGTCGCTCGTGGCGGATCTCTCCACTCCGACCTTCGTGGAGGAACCTGGACCAGGGGCGGCGGCCCCGTTAGGCATGGCGACGGCGCCCTCGGCTGGCGACgttcgcggggggggggggggggggggggaggtgtgGATGGACGGCGTCTTgatcgcggggggggggggggggtgagtcACCGGTGGACCTCCTCTGCGCTGTAGGCTATCTCCCGCTGCACTTGGTGGCTTACGATCGCGGTCATCGGCCTCGGTGCGTTCGCGGGGGCTGGTAGAGGTGACATCGGACCGGAGGAAATTCTGGATGACTCGTTCATCCCGACGGGGGCGACGATCAGGGTCGCCGTTCTCCTCCTTGCAGGCGCCGTCGAGGTCCCTGCCGTCCACCCCGACCCCATGCCCGGGTGAAAACCCTAAATCTCCTTAGATTGGGCGGCGGCGGCACTGCGTGTGTCGTACCCTTCTTGGAGGCGCCGCCTGGGGCGTTTGGGTGCTCGGTTTGAGGAACTGCAGGCGGAGGGGATGGGACCAGTGGCAACAAGTGGTGTTCGCGTCGGAGGAGCGGCGTGGCATCTGGCACGTCAACAACGGCGGGTCTCAGCGGCATGGAGCAGCGGGGTCTCGCTGGTGGGCGTGTGATGATGGACGAGCGCATGATGGTGgcgttgtctggcgtcgtggtggcgtcgcgagcagctagaccgggcaatgtagatgcagcagtacaacactgaagatggattggtggcaggtggctgcggcggcctcatacccgacATGCGTCCTGGTTGAGGAATGCGCCGAACTGGTGGGTGCACCATACCCGGCAGGcatcctggttgggacctcaggtcttaggtGTTAGGTTTGGTTGCNNNNNNNNNNNNNNNNNNNNNNNNNNNNNNNNNNNNNNNNNNNNNNNNNNNNNNNNNNNNNNNNNNNNNNNNNNNNNNNNNNNNNNNNNNNNNNNNNNNNNNNNNNNNNNNNNNNNNNNNNNNNNNNNNNNNNNNNNNNNNNNNNNNNNNNNNNNNNNNNNNNNNNNNNNNNNNNNNNNNNNNNNNNNNNNNNNNNNNNNNNNNNNNNNNNNNNNNNNNNNNNNNNNNNNNNNNNNNNNNNNNNNNNNNNNNNNNNNNNNNNNNNNNNNNNNNNNNNNNNNNNNNNNNNNNNNNNNNNNNNNNNNNNNNNNNNNNNNNNNNNNNNNNNNNNNNNNNNNNNNNNNNNNNNNNNNNNNNNNNNNNNNNNNNNNNNNNNNNNNNNNNNNNNNNNNNNNNNNNNNNNNNNNNNNNNNNNNNNNNNNNNNNNNNNNNNNNNNNNNNNNNNNNNNNNNNNNNNNNNNNNNNTCCAATCATGTGGATATACTGATTTAGGGAACAAATATTCCCTGTAAGATAGGATTATGGAAGTGTTCCCACTCTCCAGGAGGAGGGCCGCAACGATATATATTGATCTGGGCGTAATATGCCGTGAAGTACCAGAAGCAGTCGATCGCTAGGATACAACTGTCGTACATGACACCAGGATGGCTACGAGAGAAAGAGGGAGTAGAGATAGATCTAGATGAGATTACAATAGCCAGTTTAAACTATTTCTAACACTCCCAAATACCCGAGATTATAGAATTTGTAGGGAAATGAACTTGTAGAATTCCTCCTGTATTAATACATGCAATGCCCATCACCATTATGCTAGATGCACTCCATAGTCGAATAAAAAAAGCTACTGTATCGGTGGCCATCATCCGAATCCGTACCAATTTCGCGAAAGAAAAGACCAGAATTCATACCAAAAAAAACTAAATTTACAAAATGAGGTGGCAAAATCTGGCTAGAATGTGATATtgtcttgcatgttgcatacggtgtctagcttgcattgcttcttatttgttgaaatgatttctgcttagtttacacaaacagttgtgagtATGCCATGCCGCCCTGtttactccccccccccccccccccccccccccgcccccaagaagatttgcaagacaacacatgcatagacactcaacatagctgtgttgatgatgaacacGTATCCCGTAGTGCACCATCACatgtgctccctctaacttggcaccgttatatgtggttgcatgttatgtatgatgtctatcttgtattgcttctaattttgttgaattccatctacttactttacacattatacttgtgaataagacacgtgttcctgtttctagaatatacaatatctgtctatcacaccatgttcttacatcaaagtactacagTTGTGTAACcagcaacaatcacttatcataagacacgtttgacttgagAGTGTGATATATGTTACATCTCTCATTCTCTTCTAgtttgtactactaatttgttgaaatggcacttatgacgagacatttttaccttggtagagtgatattcgttgcatctttcatatggtgtctagctttcgttgcttctaatttgttgaaatgccttctgcttagtttacacatcatagttgtgaatatgcaatgctgtccttttttcttacacattcaatcgtcctatcatgcggtcgccttacattaaagtagtgctcgtcagcatcctgcagcaatgagttctgaaaagcgattttttattcatttttcttctaggtttgacttgacaaggaaatacaattaagaaagaggaaggaaaacaATAAGCCACGGACTGATGGCGGCCTTCCGACGAAACCGGCATCCCAGGTGCTTTGTCTAGCTTGGTAGTGTGA contains:
- the LOC109769827 gene encoding probable 1-deoxy-D-xylulose-5-phosphate synthase 2, chloroplastic, with product MALQASLPSAFLAAPTITHASCPRQFKLRASAAAAASSASAGDGKVVTRKEPTTGAWKIEYSSEKPETPLLDTINYPVHMKNLSTTDLEQLSAELRAEIVHTVSKTGGHLSASLGVVELSVALHHVFDTPEDKIIWDVGHQAYPHKILTGRRSRMHTIRKTSGLAGFPKRDESAHDAFGVGHSSTSISAALGMAVARDLQGKKNHVISVIGDGAMTAGQAYEAMNNSGFLDSNMIVVLNDNKQVSLPTATLDGPSKPVGALSKALTKLQSSTKFRRLREAAKTITKQIGGSTHEVAAKVDEYARGMISASGSTLFEELGLYYIGPVDGHSLEDLVTIFEKVKSMPAPGPVLIHIVTEKGKGYPPAEAAADKMHGVVKFDPTTGKQFKTKSPTLSYTQYFAESLIREAEGDDKVVAIHAAMGGGTGLNYFQKRFPERCFDVGIAEQHAVTFAAGLAAEGMKPFCAIYSSFLQRGYDQVVHDVDLQRLPVRFAMDRAGLVGADGPTHCGAFDVTYMACLPNMVVMAPADEAELMHMVATANAIDDRPSCFRFPRGNGIGAVLPLNNRGTPIQVGKGRVLVSGNRVALLGYGTMVQACLKAAEALKEHDLFITVVDARFCKPLDTELIRELAAEHEILITAEEGSIGGFGSHVAHYLSLNGLLDGPLKLRSMFLPDRYIDHGAAEDQMEAAGLTPRHIAATVLSLVGRPVEALRLK